TTCTTAATTGTACTAACATAATGACAGTGTCAGCCATTGGTTCCTCCATTGGTAGACGTGGAATCCAAACTTTTGAGAACCTGGATTCACAAGTTAATATCACCAGAACTGGCAAAACTCTTATCACACAAGGTACCGGTGGCAGATCGTCGAGAACCGGGTATACTGCGACAGTATTCGGCGCTCCTGGTTTCTTGGGAACCGTTCTCACTGCTAAACTTGCTCGTCAAGGTACTATCACAGTTGCTCCTTTTAGAGAGGAGATTCACAAGAGACACCTCAAGGTCACAGGAGATTTGGGTGTCGTCAACTTCATGGAATGGGATATTCGAAACATCAAGTCCATTGAGGATTCCGTCAAGCACTCCGATATCGTTTATAATCTGGTCGGCCGTAATTACACCACCAAAAACTTCAGTTATCACGACGTAAATGTCGAGGGAGCCAAGCGTATTGCTGAGGCTGTCAAGAAGTTCAACGTCCCCAGACTTGTTCACGTTTCTTCTCACAGTGTCGACCCCAATTCGGCGTCGGAGTTCTACAGAACCAAGGCTCTCGGTGAAGAGGTCGTCAGAGATATCATTCCCGATGCCACTATCGTCCGTCCTGGTCCCATGTATGGCTTGGGTGATAAATTCCTTAACAAATTAGCCCAACAAAAGTATGTTTTACTACCTAATGAAGGTAAGGAGACATTCTATCCTACATTAGTCAACGATGTGGCTACTGCACTTGAAAAGATTGGATATGACGATTCCACTGCTGGCAAGACCTTTGAACTCAACGGACCCAAGCTGTACACCAAATCCGAGCTTCTCGACGCTATTCGTGACGCTACTAAGAACGAGATCAAGGACGTCAACATCTCCAAGGGCGCTTACCAGGCCATTTCCAAGCTGGCTCAAAACCTTTTCTGGGCCACCACCTCACCAGACGAGATCGAGCGTATGTTCATTGACCAGGTGGTCGACAAAAACGCCCTTGGCTTTGGTGACCTCGGCATCACCCCCAAGTCGCTCGAGTCCCGCATCCTGCACCTGCTCCGTTTCCACAGATCCAACGTGTACCTCCACGAGACTGTCGAGGCCGAAGCTGCCCGTAAGAAGGACGAGGAGACCTACACTAATATCATCGACCGTCTGTAGATATCCATCAAATAGATAAAACCATGCgcatttcttcttcctaCTTCAcgacatgcctccggcggctggggctccgccccagaccccgctgctcctctcgctgcgctcgagtcgttttcgtcgacgtcacagcaatctcctgcgaagcaggagctacggggtctggggcgcagccccagccgccggaggcatcccAGGTCCCGTATCGTCGGTAATGTACAAATCGTAATCGTCAATGCAAAACTATTTTGTCAACTATATATACCTTGGGTGAGCAGCTGGAACTGGTCGTACAGTCTGGTGTAGATGCTGCCGAGACTTTTTTGGATGAGCACGTTGTCTACGAACTGGTCGACTTCCGTGTCACTCAGGTGTAGTTGAAATCGCTGCCGCAGCTGCAGCGAGGTCGCCGGTCCTGACGAGAAGCATGGCAGGTTGGAATCCCGCGACATCATTTCCACCAGGATTATTATTGATTCTGCGTGTTTTCTGAGCGTCTTGAATGTCTGTTTCAGAAGATATCGGAACTGCTGAAAGTATTCCGAGTCTACACCGCCCATGAGGTCAACATATTCTTGGGTCAGCTTAAATGGAGCAGCCTCGAATCCAAATTGTCCCGGTGAGTTCGATAGTAGAAATCCAAAGTCAATGTGGATGATGTGACCATAATTGTCGAGAAGAATGTTACCATTGTGCCTATCTTTGATTTGTAGAATGTACGACAGGATCGAGTATGGAGCTAAACTTTTGGCAAAACATGATAATGCTTCGTTGTGTGTATCGGAGCCTCGGGCACCAAACTTCTTTTCAAAATGTTCTGAAAGCGATGCAATAGTACCCTTGGGATTGGTTCCATTAGCAATAGATGCATTGGTGAGAGCTTTCTTAATTGAATGGATACTCAACCCGTTGGTAATTGTTTCTACAAGACCAGTCGACTCACTAGTAATCAGAATTcgcatcttcttcacccACACAGACACGCCGCTATCTGCCCATATTTTATTGCTTGCCTCAATCAGCTGGCATGCAAATGCTTCTTGTCTAAGATCAAATCCGGTCTTTGCAATCACGGAAAACAGGTCCCAGTTGGGCAGGTGACCATATGGCGAGGTTCGTCTGATCCTCTCTTTACGCAGAGTCCAGTCTTCTCCTAGATTAGCAGCGCTGGGATCATCGCTCGCACCAATACCGGCTGTTTTCAAGTCGTTCTCCAGCTTTCGCTCACCCGCTTCTCCCTTGAAAATGGTTGTTGGATTCATGGTATGGTCTTCCATGCTTTGCATATTGGCAATGATCTTAGCTTTGATAGACGCTATCTCGTCTCTGGGAAGTTTTGAACCATTAGCTCCATCCAACTGGGTTAACATGATGGCTGCTGTTCGCATATGTGTTGCAAGATCGGTGATgtcaatattattattgtttgAGGAGCTTGAAGCTGGGCTCACATAGGATGAAGAGAATGATAAATTAGACGCCCgtggtgaagatgaagagtcGTTGTGGCTAGCGTGGAACGGTAAGGCAGATATAGAAGCCGTTAGAGCATCTGGTTGACCACTGTGTCCCTCGTAGTATAGACCGACCATGGACATATCGCCAACATCTCGTTCTTCTGTTGGTGGAATTAGTTCATCGTTACCATTTAATTCATTATAGtcgacatcatcatcttcatcatctgcaATTTCTGTGGATGcatcaccagcaatacCACGTTCTTTTTTACGTTGGTCATGGAGATACGCCATGTCGAAAATATACCTCCTGTCAGTTTTATTCGATAACAGATGCTTATTTTTCTCGCTGTCCGGGTTGAAATCGACATCATCGCGAAGAAACTCAATTAACATTAGGAAGGGGACTTTTTCAGCTGAATTTAGTACTGTAGCTTCGGCTGGGGATATGCGAACTATTCTATTCTGGGTTGGATTAGGTCCGTTGGTGCGGGTCGGAAGTAGCAGAGGAATATCAACTTCAGCTGGAAGGTCTCTATTTATAAGAGCAAGCTCGACGCGAAGAGCTGCTAGTCGTGCCTGTTTTGGAACTTGCAAAAGTCGCGTGGAAATAGACTGCAATGCATATACAAACTGTGTCTCACAGCGGAAGTAATTGGTTTTCAATTGTCGAACCAGCTCTTGTCGAGGAACCTGACTAGTAGGATTCGAAGTCACTCGACGGCCAACAATCACAGGCGACAGAGGTGGAGACGCGTCTGAGTTAGCTCTGTTACGATAACTAGACGATGATAGATCTGGTAATGATAATGCCTCGGTCTTTCCTCGTAGATAGACGTCGTCCTTGATCAGTCTCGTAGACCGTTGCGATTTAAGAGCGGGTCCAGCTGTACGTGAAACATTGAGCGATGACGCATTTCCAGTAGCACCTGCTTCTGATacgatgctgctgtcagcTTCAGCATCGGTTATAGCAGGCACAGTAGTTGTAGATGTTCGAACAGATGCGACCGATGAAACAGATGCGACTCTACTTGTGGATCCCGTAGTACTGACGGTTACAGTACTGGCAGTTCTTACTCTTCTCATAACAGGAGGACCAGAATTAGCATCTTCAGATTCCGATTTCTTAGAGTTGTCAGTGGCTGTTACGTTCGATGTAGACTTGCTCCGTAAAAGCTTGGTTGCAATATGAAAGATATGAGTTCTCTGTTTCCGACCCTGTGATACCATTAAGGGTTTGATGAATCCCGGAGCAGCAGGCATGCCAACTCCAGATGCAAATAATGAAGCAAGAATAATTGCTGGACCAGTATTTTCCCGTAACTTGTGACTAGGAGCCGAACCAacattaaataataaatattgaaGTTTATTATACAATCTCTTGCAGACCTGGAACCCATAtgattctggttctgtAGACGACTCAGTAAGATGTGCTTGTAACTGCCAAAACACCAGTAACGTACAATGAGTAGAATCATCACAAAGCTCTATCAATAGATCTTCTAGAGCCATAGACTCTGTCTCAACTGTAACATGCAATTGTACTAGCTGAGGAAGGAAAAACTCGACTTCTGCCGGTGGGTAGGTTCGAATTTTGTTACACAAATGATAATGAATTCCCAAATTATCAGCATATCGCTCCAGATACGATACACATAAAAAGAGTGAGAAATGTGAAGATTCGATAAACCTCAGCAGAAGAGAATATCCTCCACCAGACCCTGGTCCAATGCTACTGCTATTTGAAACGGATCTCGATTTGGACCCAATAGCAGACCCAATGATTGATCCTAGAGCTGAGCCAGTTCCAAGACCAGATCCAGACCCTGTTCTGGTAACCGAACCAGAACCGATTCCAGATTGGCTGTTGGATATTGAATCTGATCCATTCTCCGTCCGGCTGGGCCTACCACCGCCCATCAACCTATTCATCATATTCAACGAGCGCGATGTATCCGTTCGACAAGTAAAATTGACAATTGAATTATATCATTCAGCAAAACAAGTTGGCAATTAGCCAACAGAGCATCTCAGCACGTAAAAGacgaataaaaaaagaaggtGAAAGCAATAATAAAGTAAACGTGGTCGTCCGCGaagtcaaaatcaagaaatcaacaTTTGATATGATCATCATTTAACTGCGTGGCACCTATGCGTAGCCGCACTATCCGAGGAGTAAATATTTGAGTTCAGCGAATTAATCTATTTTAGTAttcatttgaaattttgttttatatttcaagaaaattTCGTTTTAACTACTAATAATTAAAGAGAAATATAATAAGCTGATATCCTGATTTCTGTGCTTCGAGATCAATCAATTGGCGAATATCTATCGATGGTACAAACCGACTGCATCGGCAAGAATGCATCAGCCTAATATTAAGCTATAAAATGCCTAATTTAGATCAAATAACATAGGCAATAGGTATTTTTGCCTCTTGGCTGCCAATTAAACTTATAAATACTTTGTATGAGCATATTCAAATAACCTCATGCATTGTGTAGAAGCCATTAGATGAAAAAGAGACAGCGTCTCTAGTCACTATAAGGTCAAGATGCTGCATAGGAAACCACTGTGACGCACATATTTgcatgcagggtccaaagTAAGGCATGCATGATAGGCGGACAAGACTTTACAGTCAGATGTAATTCACTCTAAAAGTAGATTCTGTATACTAATTAACTCATTTCTAGAGAGTGAGAGTTAGAGCGCATGTTTTAGTATCTGTCATTTGCCTACTCTAACTATTCCACCAGAGGAGAGAGTTTTAGACACTCAATCAAGGGAGCGAAAAATGACAAAATTTGCAGCACTAATTATTCTGTAACAACAACCAACGGTTGGAATCCTGCTTATTCCTATATGTGCAGTGAATattgttgatttttctCTTAAAGACTGGATCTCACTGTGAAACATCATGAATTTCAGCCGCACTAGATCTGATGAAGGTAGAAGAAGGATCATGCTAAAACTCAAATTAAGCTTCCATATCAACCTATATCAACAAACATGGACGACTCTGAGCTACAAGCAATTCGCCAAGCGCGGTTGGCAGAAATGCAGCGTAATGGCGGAGGATcgggtggtgctggagcaCAAGGGTGAGTTTTCCTGGAATAAGATAAAAATACTGGGATTTTGGATGTACTAACTATTGTTCAGACCCGAAGCACAGCAAGCgcagcaacaacaggaAGACGATATGAGAGCCTCAGCAGTAAGTGATCATGATTTGAATTTGAGGCTATACATATCTGATTGAATAAGACTAACTGGTATAGCTTTCTCAAGTACTTAGCACGGAAGCCCGTGAAAGGCTATCTCGAATCAGAATTGTCAAAGCAGACAGAGCTAGAAAGTAAGTGAATGTCGCAAACACTATTAGTGTAACAGCACCAGAGCGttatattaattttttttaaatcgttttttttttggtcttttGATAAGCCTTGGATTGACTAACAAATAAAGCGTCGAGGACCTGATTATAAGAATGGCAAGATCTGGTCAAATCCAACGCAAAGTCAGCGAGGATGAGCTCGTATCACTACTCAGTCAAATTTCCCAACAAGAACACAAAGTAAATAGTACAAAAATTGTCTTTAATCGCCGTGATCATGAACAAGATGACGATTTTGGAAGCTCCAAAAAGcatgatgaggatgacgacgaggatgatttctttgattAAACTTGCTACCAGGAAGAAGTACCGTATAAAAGAAACTGCATATTACTACTGTACAAAtactaattttttttgatatgaGCATGAAGGCATCTTAACGTCATTTCATGGACAGATGCCGTGAACACTATAACATTTGGCATGGCAAACCGTGAAAGCTGGAATGCTAAACTATTCATTGGGTAGAGGAGTGCTCCTGGTCCACTGTGAATTGTAATTTAGTTTACTTTATAGCATCTGGCTTTTTGCTGTGGACAATTGCCTTGAAAAAGCACTTAAGCTATGCATGAGCgtcatgcagggtccattTACACACAAAATTTTGGATAAAAAAATGAATCTTAAACATGAGAGACGAACCGAAAAATCAGAAACGAATACTTTCTAATATACATGgcatataaacaaaaaatgcCTTTGTATATCAAACAGTTTTCAGGGAAACAATATCAAGGCGAATATTACTTCCCTTCAAACTGATCTGTATTGCCCACatatcttcaacaagaCTTTGGTTGACTATTAGAGATATTGAAATATATTAGAAGCACAAGATAGAGCCCAATAGTGAACTATATTTCACATTATAAACTACTCTTCACCAGTGGATTTCGAGCAGACTTAGAATATTACCCTTACCcaattttcaaaaatttggAATATATGGGCGAATACTCCGCATCGCATCTCAAAGTTACAATCTGTGTACTCTAATTGTTTCttgtcatcttcagcaggtCTTGTTTGCCAAAACGTAAAAATGCCACCAGTGTCACAATTTCCTATGGGACAAGGCCAAGAGCCTTCCtactttgaaaaatttaAGATGGGTGCTATGATGGGAGTAAGTTTTGAGAGGCACTGAATATGTGTAATAGGTCTCAATTTTGGTACTAACAGTAATAATAGTCTACCGTCGGTGCTGTAAttggtcttctttttggtaCGGTCGCAATTTTTCAACATGGCCCTGGTCCTAATGGAGTTATGAGAAGTCTTGGACAGTACATGCTTGGATCAGCTGCTACATTTGGGTAAGTATTAGCATTTGCAAGAGAATTTATGGCATTAAAACTGCTAAGAATAGTATTTTGATATGGTGTAGCTATTTATTGCACTTGTGTTGTATATGTTTGGCGTCCCTGAATTGAATGAGAATGGTTACAAATTATTTGGAGTGGTTACTATGCAAGTGGGAGTTATAGTTACTGACACTAACGCATTCAGAATGTTCATGTCTATTGGTTCTATTATTAGATCCGAGTCTGAACGTCCCCAATCCCCTCTACAGTGGCAGATGGCCTATGCCAGAGCCCGTATTGTGGCCAGAGAACAATtcgagaaggagaagagagATAACTAAACTTAATTGAATCCATCGAATTGATTGAACTAAATTAGGGTTAGTTGAGCTTTTTATGTCTTCTTTTCAAGCAAGAAAGTTTAAACTAATGTgtacatatatattatattattaaGACCATTCCTGGACTGTGTGGATGACCAACTGGAACATCTAGTTAGTCCTCGCCATCTCTATCAGTCTCCAAAGCCATATCGTCTGTCTTTTGAATACCTGTGAAGAGCTTGTTGTCTCTGAACACAGAATTTAAAATCAGCAGTTCTCAATCAGAAGGTAAGTATATCAGGGTCGTGAAATATAAACGTTCAAGGGTCGTTAATAGATAGCGGTTAGGGCGATCCCATTGCATACAGGGGTACTTGAAATGCAGGGAAAAAAATCAGGGGCATTATCAACTCAATCCATGCAATTGGAAAAGGATATTTATAGTAAGAGTACAAGTTTCTTTATATTATACACTTGAGGGTTCATCTAGCCGGTAttattttaataaataggCAGTCGATGGCATTTTTAGGTTTAGTCTTTATACAGCGAGGATAAGTTCTGAAAAGCAGTTAGTTTGTCATGTCACTTGATATAATGGGTCATTCACCAGGGATAAGAAGATCTTATACTCACATGAAGGTCTATGTTGACAGGAGGGTCTTTAAACAGAATATGATGCTGAACCAAAAAGATTGCGTCAAAGAAAATAGTGACCTATGTTCGGTTAGTGTCTGAGACctggaagagaaagagattTGGTGAAAAAATCgcaaacaaataaaactAAATCAAATCAGTCGCACATATACTTACAGCCGCCAAAGCCAACTTGACAGAATTATTCCAAATACCAGACATATCATTTCTGTTGTATGcatcaagaacaagctgacagagagaaagaagactTCCTGCTATATCATAACGTACTGACGTCATGGACCAGCCCTTAGTTGAACGTCTCTTATGATTGTAAATGACCTGAGGAATGTATTTAAATGCACTCATGACGACCTTAACATTACCGAGGATGGTAGCCACATCTAGCATTTGCAAATGGTACGGATTGTCGACGGTGTGAGATTGGATTCCTAGTGCATACAAGATCATGCCAATAGAAGTTACTGAACCACCTATTAACAAGTACTTTGTGATTCTGCTCAACACCTGTCGATGGTGTCTAGTGTAGCCAGCCCAGTAAAGCTGATAAACTGTGTATAGCACGACAGCCAGCCCATGATACGCATATACCACATCATTGAACCTGACTAAAGGGAACTTGAGTTCTCCATTGTTGGATAAAGTATGTCTTTGAGCATATTCATTGCGAACCACCACACTGAAATACAATAATGACAAACTGAATGCATATGTTAAGTAGCCAACTGCGTTTAGAATGACAAAATCCACTGACATGCCCTCTACAGACCTCAGCTGTCGATTAAGTAGCACTGGCGGGTACAGTGAAACACTCTGTAATTATGTTAGAGCCattgaacaacaaaaatactCCTATTTAAGACTCCAGACCACGGGATCAATCGCCAAAATAATCTCATTCTTCAGCTCTGACCGTTCTAACCAGACAGCCGATATTTGATCTGAAAACAAGCTTAACTCGTACAAAACCCTTACAAATCCCAGTAATTATCTTACCCATAGAATGACATATAACCAGCCTATCAGGCCCGACAGAACCACTAGAGCGCCTGCCATTTGTGCCTGTTTGTGCTGTGGAGCTTAACTCTAACTTGGATCGTTTTTAAAACACACGTCCGCTGCACATGCACCGGCTCACAGACGCGCTTCGACACCTGGCGTATCGGCACATGCACCCTGCCCATTAAGCCGTGCGAGCTAGTTTTTCCGAGGGGACCCTTTGAGTGTCTCCGGCGGCAGGAGCTCTGTCCCAGAAaccgtggctcctctcgctacgctcgagtcggtacGTTCACGGTCTCAGTAATCTactgcgaagcaggagtcgcggggtctggggcagaaCCCCAGCTGTAGGAGGCAGTCAAGAACCCCTGGGTCGGTGCTAAGAGGCATAAATAGATTTTCGCTAGATGGActatatataaatcaaTAGTGGTTCGTGGGTATCGTCGGTGGGGGTCGTGGCATGTAGGTGCCGTCGGCCGAGATGAAGCCACGCGAGtttggtagtggtggaggtggaggtggtggaggacGGTATATTGGCGTCATTTGGTAGGCCGGAGGGGGTTGCATGGGTGGATAGGGTGGTGGTTGTTTTTGTGAGTTGATGAGGTTTTgaattcttcttcggtGCATGAAATGTCGTCGGATCCCTGCGAATAGAATTGACGCCAAAAACAAACCTCCAAGACCAGCGGCAATTCCAATAATGACGGCCTGGTGTCGTTGTAGCCATCCTTCTCCGAATGGTGTGATGAAGGTGGGGCCTGAATGACCACTACCACCTACACAGTTTCCTCGTTGACATTGACCAGTTCCTTGGCATGGTGTGCCATCTAGGAAATTTTGACTGGTAGTGAAACAAGTATTGCCAAATCGTGGATCTACACATGACAATTGACACGAGCTGTCGTCGGCACATGCTTTCGTCACATTGAGCACACTGCCATCAGAAGTCACTGAACTGTTGCCTAACAATGTCACACACTGCTGGTCTCGTGAGGTACAGTGGCCAGAAATACACGTTTGGCCAGTCAATCCTGGAGCGTCACACGATTGACCATTAGGAGCACGGACGTTTGGAGGACATGTTGACGAATTGCCGGTACAGAACTCAGCTGGATCACAAGACCCCTGTGAAGCTCGGCACAAGGTTGTTGAACTAGCAAATTTACAGTCCTGACAGCACGATTCATTAGCAGGGTCACATTGAGAGCCAGCTGTGAACTTACAGGTCAGTGGGTCGCAACATGTATTGTTACCACATCCTTCAGGACCACCACAATCGCACTCCTcaccttcttcaacaatTCCGTTGCCACATTCGTTGCTAGTAACGAGCTTGACACCAGTGTTGGACGTCAAACATGTCGAGTTTACCGAGTTTCGACCAAGGGCTCCACATACGTTGCCCTGTGTACACTTGCTAAATGAATCCTGAGACTCTGAAGATACCGGGTTCATCAAGAACTgagcaccagcatcacATGAAGAGGCTGATAATGGACAGCATTGAGAAGTCGCTTCCAGATTCTGTGCACAAGTGTCGCTATCACAGTCATGTACTGCACCATATGAATGGCCCAATTCATGTGCAAGTACTCTCCAATCCAGTGACGTACGGGAAATTACGTTAGTTCCAGCTGTGAATGTATTGTTACCGGACTCAGAAGCGGTGCTGACACATGC
The Sugiyamaella lignohabitans strain CBS 10342 chromosome A, complete sequence genome window above contains:
- a CDS encoding putative mitochondrial Complex I, 40kd subunit (potential mitochondrial NADH-Ubiquinone Oxidoreductase Complex I subunit similar to N. crassa and mammalian 40kd subunits; allele of CaO19.1682), which encodes MTVSAIGSSIGRRGIQTFENLDSQVNITRTGKTLITQGTGGRSSRTGYTATVFGAPGFLGTVLTAKLARQGTITVAPFREEIHKRHLKVTGDLGVVNFMEWDIRNIKSIEDSVKHSDIVYNLVGRNYTTKNFSYHDVNVEGAKRIAEAVKKFNVPRLVHVSSHSVDPNSASEFYRTKALGEEVVRDIIPDATIVRPGPMYGLGDKFLNKLAQQKYVLLPNEGKETFYPTLVNDVATALEKIGYDDSTAGKTFELNGPKLYTKSELLDAIRDATKNEIKDVNISKGAYQAISKLAQNLFWATTSPDEIERMFIDQVVDKNALGFGDLGITPKSLESRILHLLRFHRSNVYLHETVEAEAARKKDEETYTNIIDRL
- the PIK1 gene encoding 1-phosphatidylinositol 4-kinase (Phosphatidylinositol 4-kinase; catalyzes first step in the biosynthesis of phosphatidylinositol-4,5-biphosphate; may control cytokinesis through the actin cytoskeleton; may control nonselective autophagy and mitophagy through trafficking of Atg9p; GO_component: GO:0005634 - nucleus [Evidence IEA,IEA]; GO_component: GO:0005634 - nucleus [Evidence IDA] [PMID 10587649]; GO_component: GO:0005634 - nucleus [Evidence IDA] [PMID 16365163]; GO_component: GO:0005634 - nucleus [Evidence IDA] [PMID 8194527]; GO_component: GO:0005802 - trans-Golgi network [Evidence IDA] [PMID 10587649]; GO_component: GO:0005802 - trans-Golgi network [Evidence IDA] [PMID 16365163]; GO_function: GO:0004430 - 1-phosphatidylinositol 4-kinase activity [Evidence IEA,IEA]; GO_function: GO:0004430 - 1-phosphatidylinositol 4-kinase activity [Evidence IMP] [PMID 10587649]; GO_function: GO:0004430 - 1-phosphatidylinositol 4-kinase activity [Evidence IDA] [PMID 8194527]; GO_function: GO:0004430 - 1-phosphatidylinositol 4-kinase activity [Evidence IDA] [PMID 8248783]; GO_function: GO:0005524 - ATP binding [Evidence IEA]; GO_function: GO:0016301 - kinase activity [Evidence IEA]; GO_function: GO:0000166 - nucleotide binding [Evidence IEA]; GO_function: GO:0016773 - phosphotransferase activity, alcohol group as acceptor [Evidence IEA]; GO_function: GO:0016740 - transferase activity [Evidence IEA]; GO_function: GO:0016772 - transferase activity, transferring phosphorus-containing groups [Evidence IEA]; GO_process: GO:0006661 - phosphatidylinositol biosynthetic process [Evidence IEA]; GO_process: GO:0046854 - phosphatidylinositol phosphorylation [Evidence IEA]; GO_process: GO:0046854 - phosphatidylinositol phosphorylation [Evidence IMP] [PMID 10587649]; GO_process: GO:0046854 - phosphatidylinositol phosphorylation [Evidence IDA] [PMID 8194527]; GO_process: GO:0046854 - phosphatidylinositol phosphorylation [Evidence IDA] [PMID 8248783]; GO_process: GO:0048015 - phosphatidylinositol-mediated signaling [Evidence IEA]; GO_process: GO:0016310 - phosphorylation [Evidence IEA]), whose translation is MGGGRPSRTENGSDSISNSQSGIGSGSVTRTGSGSGLGTGSALGSIIGSAIGSKSRSVSNSSSIGPGSGGGYSLLLRFIESSHFSLFLCVSYLERYADNLGIHYHLCNKIRTYPPAEVEFFLPQLVQLHVTVETESMALEDLLIELCDDSTHCTLLVFWQLQAHLTESSTEPESYGFQVCKRLYNKLQYLLFNVGSAPSHKLRENTGPAIILASLFASGVGMPAAPGFIKPLMVSQGRKQRTHIFHIATKLLRSKSTSNVTATDNSKKSESEDANSGPPVMRRVRTASTVTVSTTGSTSRVASVSSVASVRTSTTTVPAITDAEADSSIVSEAGATGNASSLNVSRTAGPALKSQRSTRLIKDDVYLRGKTEALSLPDLSSSSYRNRANSDASPPLSPVIVGRRVTSNPTSQVPRQELVRQLKTNYFRCETQFVYALQSISTRLLQVPKQARLAALRVELALINRDLPAEVDIPLLLPTRTNGPNPTQNRIVRISPAEATVLNSAEKVPFLMLIEFLRDDVDFNPDSEKNKHLLSNKTDRRYIFDMAYLHDQRKKERGIAGDASTEIADDEDDDVDYNELNGNDELIPPTEERDVGDMSMVGLYYEGHSGQPDALTASISALPFHASHNDSSSSPRASNLSFSSSYVSPASSSSNNNNIDITDLATHMRTAAIMLTQLDGANGSKLPRDEIASIKAKIIANMQSMEDHTMNPTTIFKGEAGERKLENDLKTAGIGASDDPSAANLGEDWTLRKERIRRTSPYGHLPNWDLFSVIAKTGFDLRQEAFACQLIEASNKIWADSGVSVWVKKMRILITSESTGLVETITNGLSIHSIKKALTNASIANGTNPKGTIASLSEHFEKKFGARGSDTHNEALSCFAKSLAPYSILSYILQIKDRHNGNILLDNYGHIIHIDFGFLLSNSPGQFGFEAAPFKLTQEYVDLMGGVDSEYFQQFRYLLKQTFKTLRKHAESIIILVEMMSRDSNLPCFSSGPATSLQLRQRFQLHLSDTEVDQFVDNVLIQKSLGSIYTRLYDQFQLLTQGIYS